The following coding sequences are from one Cervus canadensis isolate Bull #8, Minnesota chromosome 4, ASM1932006v1, whole genome shotgun sequence window:
- the FNDC9 gene encoding fibronectin type III domain-containing protein 9: protein MNIEVGNVSRTGAVISWSSSEPCLEDYYHITYRPNGNSIFSGYLRSSFHHEEKVPRTISSAVLEHLTPSTLYFLCISCKKILFPYRHYCTMFHTLDKTPLAAGSSLVDPQISLWVLMAILLACFTAVLAFICLQFWCIRCHEPRWSYRAGHMEEANGLVRWPEEAPGLGQGEEGLQGLPLVELSRKNSGEDAGPDAEAAAVEAGRHAPDVGALQREGGGQAALPRFG from the coding sequence ATGAACATCGAGGTTGGGAACGTCTCTCGCACGGGCGCCGTCATCTCCTGGTCGTCCTCGGAGCCCTGCCTGGAGGACTATTACCACATCACATACAGGCCCAACGGGAACAGCATCTTCTCTGGCTATCTTCGCTCCAGCTTCCACCACGAGGAGAAGGTGCCTCGAACAATCAGCTCCGCGGTGCTGGAACACCTCACCCCGTCCACCCTCTACTTCCTGTGCATCAGCTGCAAGAAGATTCTCTTCCCCTACAGGCACTACTGCACCATGTTCCACACCCTGGATAAGACTCCACTGGCCGCTGGAAGCTCCCTGGTGGACCCCCAGATCTCCCTCTGGGTGCTGATGGCCATTCTGCTGGCCTGCTTCACGGCGGTCTTAGCCTTCATCTGCCTCCAGTTCTGGTGCATCCGGTGCCACGAACCTCGATGGTCTTACAGAGCCGGCCACATGGAGGAAGCCAATGGGCTGGTGAGATGGCCAGAGGAGGCCCCGGGGCTAGGTCAGGGGGAAGAAGGGCTGCAGGGGCTCCCCCTGGTGGAGCTGTCACGCAAAAACTCTGGAGAAGATGCGGGACCAGACGCTGAAGCGGCAGCAGTGGAAGCCGGCAGGCATGCCCCCGATGTGGGTGCCttgcagagggagggaggtggtcaGGCTGCATTGCCTCGCTTTGGGTAg